A window from Malania oleifera isolate guangnan ecotype guangnan chromosome 7, ASM2987363v1, whole genome shotgun sequence encodes these proteins:
- the LOC131159705 gene encoding uncharacterized protein LOC131159705, with product MASSQVQFASSSSPFGHVLRDHNRQDRCRESDTRAAHAAFEKNLKELVRDHLHTCISISASPPAGGSGSCSYENSQHDITNPNLRLTSKNINAAKNIQASPSVISPRHSHILDRWAARQAQEMITTIERQSNEAELVALSNSQTVSSRTSTLMRESSPAPSDSSVEIPNLGASSLVQKWRDFEAETKLNHSNSFNSNSGRTCSGQCHNESRTSSADERDESLRLSQESSFTDWESDRVVPSEIHSSPQGRDSDAGESERIRVADIVRRLTTDNDHDANDSVSRERLPMLEQLERRSFTQAVNSPRIRGRQAYNDLLMQMERDRQRELEGLVERRAVSRFPQRGRIQSLLRLRFLHRAIGVEEQRSPHATTFESKQLPQRSSIMLLRERFSTGVAHEGGTGTVGDANLRSPHGNVVNNMLYLQDPSTSSQLNEDYYRETERQNHRNVITNVLDLQGPSTSNQLNEDDYQETEQQNHRNVVSNMLDLQDPSTSNHLSDDDYQETEKQNKPSGQCSGSYTLEELHPEASQSSDVTCQGTRSSISNSDKQESPGTPMFLNIWEENVIDEEQDASYQQLSGANYDWFSDISRPQRDWEDLRQARYQEMLDSASDNEDVRQLLERRRVTSFLSSDFREAMDHLMVSFLERQMRPMDNQEGGGEGEAREGRRGGEEEEGGCQKRGGEVLGLRGEEAEEVEEEEEEEEEEEEDADDEEEESPIGRQYHDVSDYSDQTASSIQMPLPSLLEPWSHYHDNEVGDGSCRAAFEPLRQPLPCQFYNHDNQQCSSCTNHPAIEMELIYDLRNHMEQLHYEMSELQKSIKNCMEMQVKLQHSIKQEVPTCASHSSAAKEKKSTWKAPRKGNCCICYEMQVDSLLYSCGHMCTCLKCAHELQWRNRKCPICRAPIVDVVRAYIES from the exons ATGGCGTCTTCCCAAGTTCAATTCGCCTCGTCTTCTTCCCCATTCGGCCATGTTCTTAGAGATCACAATCGCCAGGACCGATGCAGAGAAAGCGACACCAGAGCTGCTCACGCTGCTTTTGAGAAGAACCTCAAAGAATTGGTCCGAGATCACCTCCACACCTGCATTTCAATCTCTGCTTCGCCGCCGGCCGGAGGCTCCGGTTCCTGCTCCTACGAAAACTCTCAACATGACATCACGAATCCCAACTTGCGCCTTACAAGCAAGAATATTAATGCTGCAAAAAATATTCAGGCGTCGCCGTCAGTTATAAGCCCAAGGCATTCGCACATTCTGGATCGCTGGGCGGCTAGGCAAGCTCAGGAAATGATTACCACAATTGAGAGGCAGAGCAACGAGGCAGAGCTCGTGGCTCTGTCCAATTCGCAAACTGTGTCATCAAGAACATCGACGTTAATGAGGGAGAGTTCTCCGGCTCCGTCGGATAGCTCTGTTGAAATCCCGAATCTGGGAGCTTCTTCCCTTGTTCAGAAATGGAGAGATTTTGAGGCTGAGACAAAGCTTAATCATTCCAAcagcttcaattcaaattcagGCAGAACCTGTTCTGGACAATGCCACAATGAAAGCCGTACCTCCTCTGCTGATGAAAGAGATGAAAGCCTTCGGTTGAGTCAGGAGTCGTCTTTTACCGATTGGGAGTCTGATAGAGTAGTGCCAAGTGAGATTCATTCTTCACCACAGGGCCGGGATTCGGATGCTGGCGAAAGCGAGAGGATCAGAGTTGCCGATATCGTGAGGAGGCTGACAACGGATAATGATCATGATGCAAATGATTCAGTCTCGAGAGAACGTTTGCCCATGTTGGAACAATTGGAAAGGAGGAGTTTCACGCAGGCTGTAAATTCTCCGCGGATAAGAGGGCGGCAAGCATATAATGATTTGCTGATGCAAATGGAGCGGGATAGGCAGAGGGAGCTTGAGGGTCTGGTTGAGCGTCGAGCAGTTTCGAGGTTCCCACAACGAGGCCGCATTCAG TCATTGCTCCGGCTTAGGTTCTTACACCGTGCAATAGGAGTTGAAGAACAACGGAGTCCACATGCGACAACATTTGAATCAAAGCAATTACCACAAAGATCTAGCATTATGCTGCTTAG GGAGAGATTTAGCACTGGAGTTGCTCATGAAGGTGGGACAGGCACAGTTGGTGATGCAAACTTGAGAAGCCCTCACGGAAATGTGGTAAATAACATGTTGTATTTGCAAGATCCGTCTACCTCCAGTCAACTCAATGAAGATTATTATCGGGAAACTGAGCGGCAGAATCATAGGAATGTAATAACTAACGTTCTGGATTTGCAAGGTCCATCTACATCCAACCAACTCAATGAAGATGATTATCAGGAAACTGAGCAGCAGAATCATAGGAATGTAGTAAGTAACATGCTGGATTTGCAAGATCCATCTACCTCCAATCATCTCAGTGACGATGATTATCAGGAAACTGAGAAGCAGAATAAACCATCAGGACAATGTTCTGGGTCATATACACTAGAAGAACTTCATCCAGAAGCAAGCCAGAGTTCAGATGTCACATGCCAAGGAACACGCTCAAGCATCAGCAATTCTGACAAACAAGAAAGTCCAGGCACACCAATGTTCTTGAATATTTGGGAGGAGAATGTGATTGATGAAGAACAAGATGCCAGTTATCAGCAACTATCAGGAGCTAATTATGATTGGTTCAGTGATATTTCCCGCCCGCAAAGAGATTGGGAAGATCTGAGGCAAGCACGGTATCAAGAGATGCTTGATAGCGCATCAGACAATGAGGATGTACGGCAGCTGCTTGAAAG AAGACGAGTAACATCTTTTCTTTCAAGTGACTTCCGAGAAGCAATGGACCATTTGATGGTGTCTTTCTTAGAAAGACAAATGCGTCCAATGGACAACCAAGAAGGAGGCGGAGAAGGAGAAGCTAGAGAAGGAcgaagaggaggagaagaagaagaaggtggaTGCCAAAAAAGAGGTGGAGAAGTACTAGGACTAAGAGGAGAAGAAGCAGAGGaggtggaggaggaggaggaagaagaagaagaagaagaagaagatgctgATGATGAGGAAGAAGAAAGTCCAATAGGGCGTCAATATCATGATGTTAGTGATTATTCTGATCAAACTGCATCATCAATTCAAATGCCTTTACCATCTCTCTTGGAGCCATGGAGCCATTATCATGACAATGAAGTTGGTGATGGTTCCTGTCGAGCTGCCTTTGAGCCTTTGCGTCAACCTTTGCCATGTCAGTTTTACAACCATGACAACCAGCAATGCTCTTCTTGCACAAATCATCCAGCCATT GAGATGGAACTAATATATGATTTGAGAAACCATATGGAGCAACTCCACTATGAGATGTCCGAGCTACAAAAGTCAATAAAGAACTGCATGGAGATGCAAGTGAAATTGCAGCACTCCATCAAACAGGAAGTTCCAACTTGTGCAAGTCATTCAA GTGCAGCCAAGGAGAAGAAATCAACCTGGAAGGCACCAAGGAAAGGCAATTGCTGTATTTGCTATGAAATGCAGGTTGACTCACTTTTGTACAG TTGTGGGCACATGTGCACTTGTCTAAAGTGCGCCCATGAGTTGCAATGGAGGAACAGAAAATGTCCGATATGTCGAGCTCCGATAGTCGATGTTGTTCGAGCATATATTGAATCGTAA